CGCTGACTAAAATCTTCGAGAACGCCATCGCAAACGGTGCAGTCACGATCGACGACCTGTTCGACACCGACTATGTCGAGATACCGGGCACCAATCCGGTGCAGTACCGCACCAAAATGCTCGATTGGGCGGAGCGCGCGCTGCCGCCGTTCCAGGAAGCGTTCCTCGCCAGGGATCCGCGGATGGCGTTCTGCGTCGCGATCGACCAGAACGGTTATCTGCCCGTCCACAACAAGCTCTACTCGCATCCGCAGCGGCCGGGCGATGTCACCTACAACACCGCCAACTGCCGCAACCGCCGCATCTTCAACGATCCGGCGGGGCTTGCCGCTGGCCGCAACCAGCGCGCCTATCTGATCCAGACCTATGCGCGCGACATGGGCAACGGCACGACCGTGATGATGCGCGAGATCGACGTGCCGATCCGTGTGCGCGGACGGCACTGGGGCGGCTTCCGCACCGCCTACAAGCTTTGACGAGAATTTCTGTAGCCCGGATGGAGCGCAGCGTAATCCGGGACCAACGTGCCCACGGTCGAGAACCCCGGATTTCGTTTCACTCCATCCGGGCTACGCGACGAAACGCACCAGTGCACGCTCAGGCAAGACGAAGGCGCGAATCGCGCTTTAGGATCGGAACGGAGAATGCCGCGACGGGTCGACGGGCGGTTCTGACGGAGGAAGCTCGAAAATGTCGGTTGCGCAAGCTGCAGTTCTGGACACGTCCTCCGACCAGACGCTGGCCGAACGGCTCATCGACCAGCTCGCCAACCGGATCGGCGGGCTCGGTGTGGAGCTGGCCGACATCGCCGGCAACGTCCAGGAGGTGGCAAACCGCGTCAGCAACCAGTCGGAGCGCTTCCACCATTTGCAGAAGACCGCCGAGACCATGGTCTCGGCCAATCGCGACATCGCCAATGCGTCGCAGGCGGTGCAATCGACCACATCCGCCGCGGTCGGCCAGATCTCGGAGTCTCGCAGCGTGGTCGAGACCGCGGTCGGTCACATCGCAGAGCTCGTTGCCGCGGTCGGACGGATCGAGGCGCGGCTTGCCGCAGTCGGCTCCGCGCTGAGCCAGGTCGCCAAGGTCTCAGGTTCGATCGAGGCGATCGCGAAGCAGACCAACCTGCTCGCACTCAACGCCACCATCGAGGCCGCGCGCGCCGGCACCGCCGGTCGCGGCTTTGCCGTGGTCGCGAGCGAAGTGAAGAGCCTGGCGGAGGCGACCCGCCAGGCGACGCATCAGATTTCCGACACCGTGCGCGATCTCGACGGCCAGATCGGCAGCCTGATCGGCGAGAGCAGCGACGCCTCACTGCGCGCAAAGAGCGCTGGCGAAGGAGCCCAGCAGATTTCCGGCATCATCATGCGCGTGCAGCAGGGCTTTTCATCTGTCGGCGCCGAGATCGACAGCGTGGCGCGCGCCGCGACCTCGAATCTCGGTCATTGCGACACCGTGATTGCGGAGCTGAACGAGCTTGC
The DNA window shown above is from Bradyrhizobium sp. ISRA464 and carries:
- a CDS encoding methyl-accepting chemotaxis protein, producing MSVAQAAVLDTSSDQTLAERLIDQLANRIGGLGVELADIAGNVQEVANRVSNQSERFHHLQKTAETMVSANRDIANASQAVQSTTSAAVGQISESRSVVETAVGHIAELVAAVGRIEARLAAVGSALSQVAKVSGSIEAIAKQTNLLALNATIEAARAGTAGRGFAVVASEVKSLAEATRQATHQISDTVRDLDGQIGSLIGESSDASLRAKSAGEGAQQISGIIMRVQQGFSSVGAEIDSVARAATSNLGHCDTVIAELNELAKGVDLSSRDLKHADERVTKLLETSEHLIAMIADSGVQTLDAPLIRVVIETAKQISDLFEHAIARGEITLAQLMDEKYREISGTDPKQYLTDYVAFTDRVLPAIQDPIQKSDPRIVFCVAWAKGGYLPTHNPNYRLPQGPDPVWNNANCRNRRLFNDRAVKKVAANTKPFLLQTYRRDMGGGNFVLMKDLSSPIFVGGQHWGAFRMGFRQN